Proteins encoded by one window of Rhodamnia argentea isolate NSW1041297 chromosome 6, ASM2092103v1, whole genome shotgun sequence:
- the LOC115751231 gene encoding protein SRC2 homolog: protein MECRPLEVTVMSAKDLKDVNVFGKMDVYVVASLSGDKTNKRSQRTRVHTDGGTNPQWGHTVSFTVDLAAARAGRLTLKLKIKAERTLGGDKDVGRVDVPVRELLDQGGGAGDGKPKPMSYSVRLPSGKTKGVLEFSYKFGEQFTVAAPPAGKKVDGPVMAYPAHAAPPASSSAAAYPPPHMMQGAAPYPPQGGYPPQGPGGYPPQGYGYPPNAAPGYGYPPQGHGYPPQGHGYPPQGYGYAAPQPAYQKPPKKSGGGGFGLGLAGGLLGGMLIGDMISDAADCGFDDGGFDL from the coding sequence ATGGAGTGCAGGCCTCTGGAGGTGACGGTGATGTCGGCCAAGGACCTCAAGGACGTCAACGTCTTCGGCAAGATGGACGTCTACGTCGTCGCCTCCCTCTCCGGCGACAAGACCAACAAGAGGAGCCAGCGCACCCGCGTCCACACCGACGGCGGCACCAACCCCCAATGGGGCCACACCGTCTCCTTCACCGTCGACCTCGCCGCGGCCCGCGCCGGCCGCCTCACCCTCAAGCTCAAGATCAAGGCCGAGCGCACCCTCGGCGGCGACAAGGACGTCGGCAGGGTCGACGTGCCTGTGAGGGAGCTGCTCGATCAGGGCGGCGGCGCCGGCGACGGGAAGCCGAAGCCGATGAGCTACAGCGTGAGGCTGCCGTCCGGGAAGACCAAGGGCGTCCTGGAATTCTCCTACAAGTTCGGCGAGCAGTTCACCGTGGCCGCCCCCCCTGCTGGGAAGAAGGTGGACGGGCCAGTCATGGCTTATCCGGCTCATGCGGCGCCACCCGCCTCGAGCTCGGCTGCAGCGTACCCACCACCCCATATGATGCAGGGGGCAGCGCCGTATCCTCCACAGGGGGGATACCCGCCGCAGGGGCCAGGGGGATATCCGCCGCAGGGATATGGGTATCCACCGAACGCCGCGCCAGGATACGGTTATCCTCCCCAGGGACACGGTTACCCACCCCAGGGACATGGTTACCCGCCCCAGGGATACGGGTACGCAGCCCCACAGCCGGCATACCAGAAGCCACCGAAGAAAAGCGGGGGCGGCGGCTTCGGGCTGGGGTTGGCAGGCGGGTTGCTCGGCGGGATGCTGATCGGGGACATGATATCAGATGCGGCGGATTGCGGATTCGACGACGGTGGTTTCGATCTGTGA
- the LOC115751242 gene encoding autophagy-related protein 18a-like, with product MTTLSSPSSNPNNNPTFLIPPQTLIPPDFGFNSESNTNPPPSPPSASSNHLPPSTSPLMSSDYDFKSDPADGSPDALGGESSPFLPSPEAQALLPPTQSPAMSRVPSLLHLSFNQDFGCFAVGTDNGFRIYNCDPFREIFRRDFDSGGGIAVVEMLFRCNILALVGSGSNALYPVNKVMIWDDHQSRCIGELSFRSEVKSVKLRRDRIVVILLQKIYVYNFSDLKLLHQIETIANPKGLCVVSQSSGQMVLVCPGLQKGQVRVEHYASKRTKFILAHDSRIAAFALSQDGRLLATASSKGTLVRVFNTLDGSLLQEVRRGADRAEIYSLAFSSTAQWLAVSSDKGTVHVFTLKADLGMLNNDRLHNTSENHGSSSSVISSLSFMKGVLPRYFSSEWSVAQYRLHEGLQYVVAFGHQKNTVLILGMDGSFHRCQFDPMTGGEMTQIEYYNFLKPDETL from the exons ATGAccactctctcctccccttCGTCGAACCCCAACAACAACCCCACCTTCTTAATCCCCCCGCAAACCCTAATCCCACCCGATTTCGGCTTCAATTCCGAATCCAACACCAACCCTCCCCCCTCTCCCCCATCGGCGagttctaaccatttacctccgTCCACGTCTCCCCTCATGTCCTCCGATTACGACTTCAAATCCGATCCGGCCGACGGCTCCCCGGACGCTCTCGGCGGCGAGTCCTCCCCGTTCCTCCCCTCCCCTGAAGCTCAAGCCTTGCTGCCGCCGACCCAGAGCCCGGCCATGTCCCGGGTCCCGAGCCTCCTCCACCTGTCGTTCAATCAGGATTTCGGGTGCTTCGCGGTGGGCACCGACAACGGGTTCCGGATCTACAACTGCGATCCTTTCAGGGAGATTTTCCGCCGGGACTTCGATTCCGGTGGCGGGATTGCGGTCGTGGAGATGCTGTTCCGGTGCAACATACTGGCCCTCGTCGGGAGCGGGTCGAACGCGCTGTATCCGGTTAATAAGGTCATGATCTGGGACGACCACCAGTCGCGGTGCATCGGGGAGCTCTCGTTCCGGTCCGAGGTGAAGTCGGTCAAGCTCCGGCGGGACCGCATCGTGGTGATCCTGCTGCAGAAGATATATGTCTACAACTTTTCGGACTTGAAGTTGCTGCATCAGATTGAGACCATCGCGAATCCAAAGGGTTTGTGCGTGGTGTCGCAGAGTTCGGGGCAGATGGTGCTCGTCTGTCCTGGGCTTCAGAAGGGGCAG GTTAGGGTTGAGCACTATGCTTCGAAGAGGACTAAGTTTATATTGGCGCACGATTCAAGGATTGCGGCCTTTGCACTTTCTCAGGATGGAAGGTTATTAGCAACTGCAAGTAGTAAGGGAACTCTAGTCAGGGTGTTTAATACTCTGGATGGGTCGTTGCTTCAAGAG GTAAGAAGGGGTGCAGATCGTGCAGAAATATACAGCCTGGCCTTTTCTTCTACTGCCCAATGGTTAGCGGTCTCAAGTGACAAAGGAACCGTGCATGTTTTCACTCTAAAGGCTGATTTAGGCATGCTGAACAATGACAGATTGCACAACACATCGGAAAACCATGGGTCTTCCTCCTCCGTGATCTCATCACTTTCTTTCATGAAAG GCGTTCTGCCTAGGTATTTTAGCTCGGAATGGTCAGTGGCTCAGTACCGACTGCATGAAGGTTTACAGTATGTCGTTGCTTTTGGACACCAGAAGAACACCGTTTTAATTCTGGGCATGGATGGGAG CTTTCATCGATGCCAATTTGACCCGATGACTGGTGGAGAGATGACTCAGATCGAATACTATAACTTTCTGAAACCCGATGAAACTTTGTGA